The following coding sequences lie in one Methanothermobacter sp. MT-2 genomic window:
- a CDS encoding methyl coenzyme M reductase II, operon protein C, giving the protein MYETLTYVGGVHRHEEMEELIEDLGGFVLQENMLQMDLILTLAVPIEDVEKVKEKAKELLGEVKIAPMAGTEIAVVSPTLARHHLPHAACDIAEYLRRYGAKDNMIGLARGAGKGISRISEEEKQLINEHDLAIFALGSFKHCIKEKVHLFEGINVPVVVTGAPKIKVEELPGATAYISGFGRIPRRLKRGENIRALKKLVKVVEEILDNRRREMAEDPPLVPPIVVKSEIEHQVHAIRNVYSPTPVTSQLDGVRVKLNYERYHKDIENVKVYEYKLKDIAEIKPSVMYDYILVKLLPETSLI; this is encoded by the coding sequence ATGTATGAAACATTAACCTATGTTGGTGGTGTGCACCGCCACGAGGAAATGGAGGAGCTCATCGAAGACCTTGGAGGTTTCGTACTCCAAGAGAACATGTTACAAATGGATCTAATATTAACATTAGCAGTTCCGATAGAAGACGTGGAGAAAGTTAAAGAAAAGGCCAAGGAACTCCTGGGAGAAGTTAAAATAGCTCCAATGGCCGGTACAGAGATTGCTGTTGTATCACCCACCCTTGCAAGACATCATCTGCCGCATGCGGCTTGTGACATTGCAGAATACCTTCGAAGGTATGGTGCAAAGGATAATATGATAGGATTAGCAAGGGGCGCTGGTAAAGGGATATCAAGGATATCAGAGGAGGAGAAACAACTTATAAATGAACATGACCTGGCGATCTTCGCCCTTGGAAGCTTCAAACATTGTATAAAAGAGAAAGTCCACTTATTTGAGGGTATAAATGTGCCAGTGGTTGTTACAGGCGCGCCCAAAATCAAAGTAGAGGAACTTCCAGGTGCAACAGCATATATCAGCGGCTTCGGGAGGATACCAAGACGCCTTAAAAGAGGCGAAAACATCAGAGCCTTGAAAAAACTGGTTAAGGTTGTTGAAGAAATCCTTGATAACAGAAGGAGAGAAATGGCCGAGGACCCGCCACTTGTCCCCCCAATAGTTGTTAAAAGCGAAATTGAACATCAAGTCCATGCCATAAGAAACGTTTATTCCCCGACACCAGTTACAAGTCAACTCGATGGTGTCAGAGTCAAACTAAACTATGAACGCTACCATAAAGACATAGAAAATGTTAAAGTATACGAGTATAAACTAAAGGATATCGCTGAAATAAAACCCTCAGTGATGTATGATTACATCCTTGTAAAACTTCTACCAGAAACTTCCCTAATCTAG
- a CDS encoding 2-phosphosulfolactate phosphatase: MKIKLTHQRSTTRDLSIMVDLLRASTTITIALDKFKKIIPAESISEALKISRETGGLLAGERGGETINGFIGNSPIQIQDYAGETLILTTSNGTRILKNLKSKALIGSLINASAVASAAIELASHEIEIIMAGVNGRFAIEDFLAAGEIIYYLRDYELDEFAKAALMAADDKKMVDDAILNSKSALKLKKLGFFEDVEFSIQRNISENVPIYNGELIKKYKI, translated from the coding sequence ATGAAGATCAAGTTAACCCATCAAAGATCAACCACAAGAGATCTTAGTATCATGGTAGACCTTTTAAGGGCCAGCACAACAATAACCATCGCATTAGATAAATTCAAGAAAATAATACCAGCCGAGAGCATATCAGAGGCCCTTAAAATTTCAAGGGAAACCGGCGGATTGCTTGCAGGTGAACGTGGCGGTGAAACCATCAATGGTTTCATAGGAAACTCACCAATCCAAATCCAAGATTATGCTGGTGAAACCCTAATCTTAACAACAAGTAATGGTACAAGGATACTTAAAAATTTAAAATCGAAAGCACTAATAGGATCCCTTATAAACGCCAGTGCAGTGGCCAGCGCAGCGATTGAACTTGCAAGTCATGAAATAGAAATAATCATGGCTGGTGTGAATGGCAGATTCGCTATTGAAGATTTCCTAGCAGCAGGAGAAATAATATATTATCTGAGAGATTATGAACTTGACGAGTTTGCGAAGGCCGCTCTCATGGCGGCAGATGACAAGAAAATGGTTGATGATGCCATACTAAATTCCAAATCCGCTCTAAAATTGAAAAAACTTGGATTTTTTGAGGATGTGGAATTTTCCATCCAAAGAAACATTTCAGAGAATGTACCTATCTATAATGGGGAACTAATAAAAAAATACAAAATATAA